GCGATTACTTTAGTCGCCGCGATCTGTGACGGATCAAAATGCTTGAACGTGTTTTGCAGCATCTGCTTTGACTGCGCGTTGGCGTTGTACTCGACCATGCTCGCCTTCAGTTGCTCGCGCTGGTCACGCGACGCTAGGGGATGAGTCGGGACTGCAGATGTTCATCGGAGCCGTCGGATCGACTTGGTTGTTCGCACCGAGCGGGGGAAGCATCAGCAGCCAAAAAGCCGCGCGCCGTTCGCATCCTGAAAGCGAAGGCAGGAGGAGAAGCGCGAGCGCAGCGGCACGGCGGGCATCCTTCATTTTCACTCTGTGACCTTACAATCGAGCTGGCAGAAGCTTACCCGAACTGGCGATTTTCTGAATAGTCGCGCGAAGACGCCGCTATCGGCGATTTGAATCTCCGCGCGCCGCCGCTAATACTCAAGCGCGATGGCGGATATTGTCGGCATCGGAATCGATGTGATCGAAGTCGAGCGAATCGAGCGGGCGCTCACGAATCCCGCGACTGGTGCGCGGTTTCGCGCCCGCGTTTACACACAGGGCGAGATCGACTACTGCGAGTCGCGCGGCAAGCCGCGCTTCCAGAGCTACGCGGCGCGGTTTGCGGCCAAGGAAGCGACGATGAAGGCGCTGGGGACCGGATGGAATCGCAACGTCGGGTGGAGCGAGATCGAGGTCGTGCGACGGCGCGGCTCGGCACCGACGATCGTGCTGGCGGGGAAGGCGGCGGAGTTCGCGCGCAAAAAGAGCATCGGGCGCTTCCACTTGAGCATCACGCATACGAGCAAGGAAGCCATCGCACACGTGATCGCGGAGCGGTGATGTTCAAGGAGTCGCTCCTACGTTTCAGTCATCTTGAAATCGATGGCCACCACTTACTCTGCGATCCTGGCCAGGCGCTACTTCGCCGACGATGACGCGGCGGGCGATGCCGCCGCGGTCTGTTCCATCAGCAACCGGGCGGGGCGATTTAGCTGAGTGAAGTAGTAATCGCTTACTGAGTATACCGCTTTGCCGGCGCTCGAGGTTGCGTAGTAGTCGGTGCGGGGACCGGCCTGCTCGCCGGGGGCTGGCGCGCTGGTCGGAGTTACTGAAATTTTCGAGAGTTTGATCTCGCCGAGCGGCCTGCCGTCTTTGCCGGAGAGC
This portion of the Candidatus Binataceae bacterium genome encodes:
- the acpS gene encoding holo-ACP synthase; this encodes MADIVGIGIDVIEVERIERALTNPATGARFRARVYTQGEIDYCESRGKPRFQSYAARFAAKEATMKALGTGWNRNVGWSEIEVVRRRGSAPTIVLAGKAAEFARKKSIGRFHLSITHTSKEAIAHVIAER